One genomic window of Aptenodytes patagonicus chromosome 3, bAptPat1.pri.cur, whole genome shotgun sequence includes the following:
- the MDH1 gene encoding malate dehydrogenase, cytoplasmic, translating into MGEPIRVLVTGAAGQIAYSLLYSIAKGHVFGKEQPLVLVLLDITPMMTVLEGVVMELQDCALPLLREVIPTDKEEVAFKDLDIAILVGSMPRREGMERKDLLKANVKIFKSQGAALDKYAKKTVKVVVVGNPANTNCLIASKSAPSIPKENFSCLTRLDHNRAKSQIALKLGVTANDVKNVIIWGNHSSTQYPDVNHAKVNVKGKEVGVYEAIKNDSWLKGDFILAVQQRGAAVIKARKLSSAMSAAKAICDHVRDIWFGTPAGEFVSMGVISDGNSYGVPEDLLYSFPVVIKDKTWKFVEGLPINDFSREKMDLTAKELTEEKETAVEFLSSA; encoded by the exons ATG GGTGAACCGATCAGAGTCCTGGTGACTGGAGCTGCCGGGCAGATTGCGTACTCGCTGCTCTACAGCATTGCCAAGGGACATGTCTTTGGCAAAGAACAG CCTCTTGTTCTTGTACTGCTGGATATCACCCCCATGATGACTGTATTGGAAGGTGTAGTGATGGAGCTGCAGGACTGTGCTCTACCGCTGCTGAGAG AGGTCATTCCAACAGACAAGGAGGAAGTTGCATTCAAAGACCTTGACATAGCAATTCTCGTTGGCTCCATGCCAAGGAGAGAGGGCATGGAGAGGAAGGATTTACTCAAAGCGAATGTGAAAATTTTCAAGTCTCAGGGTGCAGCCTTGGACAAGTATGCCAAAAAGACTGTCAAG GTTGTGGTAGTTGGGAATCCAGCAAATACTAACTGCCTGATCGCATCAAAGTCAGCCCCGTCAATACCAAAGGAAAACTTCAGCTGCTTAACTCGTTTGGATCACAACAGAGCTAAATCTCAG ATTGCTCTGAAACTTGGTGTGACTGCTAATGATGTGAAGAATGTCATCATCTGGGGCAACCACTCCTCCACTCAATATCCAGATGTTAACCATGCGAAGGTaaatgtgaaaggaaaggaagttgGAGTTTATGAAGCTATAAAAAATGACAGCTGGCTGAAGGGAGACTTTATCCTG GCTGTTCAGCAACGTGGAGCAGCCGTTATTAAGGCTAGGAAGCTGTCCAGTGCGATGTCAGCTGCCAAAGCTATCTGTGATCATGTGAGGGACATCTGGTTTGGCACTCCAGCG gGGGAATTTGTTTCCATGGGAGTAATTTCTGATGGCAATTCTTATGGTGTTCCTGAAGACTTGCTATATTCATTTCCTGTTGTGATCAAG gaCAAGACCTGGAAGTTTGTTGAGGGTCTTCCTATTAATGATTTTTCTCGTGAGAAGATGGATCTGACTGCTAAGGAGTTAACTGAAGAGAAGGAGACTGCTGTGGAATTCCTCTCCAGTGCATGA